In Sphingomonas crocodyli, a genomic segment contains:
- a CDS encoding pyridoxamine 5'-phosphate oxidase family protein: MIDKPKLAIWHEGERALQEKVGVADRMAEIGKRVVRDFMPDQHRDFYAQLPFIVLGSVDAAGDAWATFVEGRPGFMSSPTPTILDIAARPHPGDPAGQGIGDGTPVGLLGIELHTRRRNRMNGVATHTDGGMRIEVDQSFGNCPRYIQLRDFAFVRDPALPVADEAEELPQIDAPARAMIEGADAFYVATYADREGARQVDVSHRGGKAGFVRVAEDGLLTIPDFDGNLFFSTLGNILLNGKAGLVFADYATGDMLHMTGDAEVILDSPEIAAFQGAERLWTFRPRRIVRRSGALALRWTFRADGWSPNALMTGDWDQAADRLRAAELATRWRPMKVVRIVDESSTIRSFHLTPDDGIGLLPHQAGQHLPIRVTLAGADKPIIRTYTLSVAPSDNLYRISVKRDGAVSSHLHDSIREGDIIEARAPAGDFVIDAQATRPAVLLAGGVGITPMLAMLRHVVYEGVRKQSVRPTHLFHAARIRAERPFDTELADLVEASYNAVRVIRVLSDPAGAREGVDYDAAGRIDMPLLTRFLRFDDYDFYVCGPPAFTQSLYDGLRGYGVADARIHAEAFGPSSLVRTPDAGTPPPKRRPPSDKPVPVAFLNSLKEARWTPGAGTLLELAEARGLEPEFSCREGSCGTCKTKLLKGAVTYIREPTAAVAEDEVLICCAVPAKPETDDEDRIQLAL, encoded by the coding sequence ATGATCGACAAGCCGAAGCTGGCCATCTGGCATGAGGGCGAGCGGGCCCTTCAGGAAAAGGTGGGCGTTGCCGATCGGATGGCGGAGATCGGCAAGCGCGTGGTGCGCGATTTCATGCCCGATCAGCATCGCGACTTTTACGCGCAGCTTCCCTTCATCGTCCTCGGCAGCGTCGATGCTGCCGGCGATGCCTGGGCCACCTTTGTCGAGGGGCGGCCGGGCTTCATGTCCTCCCCAACGCCGACCATTCTCGACATCGCGGCCCGCCCGCACCCCGGCGATCCCGCCGGCCAAGGTATCGGCGACGGCACGCCTGTCGGCCTGCTCGGGATCGAACTGCACACGCGCCGCCGCAACCGGATGAACGGCGTCGCGACGCACACCGACGGCGGTATGCGGATCGAAGTCGACCAGAGCTTCGGCAATTGCCCGCGCTACATCCAGTTGCGCGACTTCGCCTTCGTTCGCGATCCCGCCTTGCCGGTCGCGGACGAGGCCGAGGAACTCCCGCAGATCGACGCGCCCGCCCGCGCAATGATCGAAGGCGCCGACGCTTTCTACGTCGCAACCTATGCCGATCGCGAGGGGGCGCGACAGGTCGACGTGTCGCACCGCGGCGGCAAGGCCGGGTTCGTTCGCGTCGCCGAAGACGGGCTGCTCACGATCCCCGATTTCGACGGCAATCTGTTCTTCTCCACGCTGGGCAACATCCTGCTTAACGGGAAGGCCGGGCTGGTCTTCGCGGATTATGCGACCGGCGACATGCTGCACATGACGGGCGATGCCGAGGTGATCCTGGACTCGCCCGAGATTGCCGCCTTCCAGGGCGCCGAGCGGCTATGGACCTTCCGCCCGCGCCGCATCGTCCGCCGTTCGGGTGCGCTTGCCCTGCGCTGGACCTTTCGTGCGGATGGCTGGTCGCCCAATGCGCTGATGACCGGCGACTGGGATCAGGCCGCCGATCGCCTGCGCGCGGCGGAACTTGCCACCCGCTGGCGCCCGATGAAGGTCGTCCGGATCGTTGACGAAAGCAGTACGATCCGGTCGTTCCACCTGACGCCCGACGACGGCATCGGCCTGCTCCCGCATCAGGCGGGCCAGCACCTGCCGATCCGGGTGACGTTGGCGGGCGCGGACAAGCCGATCATCCGCACCTACACATTGTCGGTCGCGCCGTCCGACAATCTCTACCGGATCAGCGTGAAGCGCGATGGCGCGGTCTCCAGCCATCTCCACGACAGCATCCGCGAAGGCGACATCATCGAGGCCCGCGCGCCGGCCGGCGATTTCGTGATCGATGCACAGGCGACGCGGCCTGCGGTGCTCCTGGCGGGCGGGGTCGGGATCACCCCGATGCTCGCGATGCTGCGCCACGTCGTTTACGAAGGCGTCCGCAAGCAGTCGGTTCGCCCGACCCACCTCTTTCACGCCGCCCGCATCCGCGCCGAGCGCCCGTTCGATACCGAACTCGCCGATCTGGTCGAGGCTTCCTACAATGCAGTGCGCGTGATCCGGGTGCTCAGCGACCCGGCCGGCGCTCGGGAGGGCGTCGATTATGATGCCGCCGGGCGCATCGATATGCCGCTGCTGACCCGCTTCCTGCGCTTCGACGATTACGACTTCTATGTCTGCGGTCCGCCCGCCTTCACCCAGTCGCTCTACGACGGATTGCGCGGATATGGCGTTGCCGATGCGCGCATCCATGCCGAGGCTTTCGGCCCGTCGTCACTGGTCCGCACCCCGGATGCCGGCACGCCACCCCCGAAGCGCCGCCCACCGTCGGACAAGCCGGTCCCCGTCGCCTTCCTCAATTCGCTGAAGGAAGCGCGCTGGACGCCGGGTGCCGGCACCTTGCTCGAACTGGCCGAAGCCCGCGGTCTGGAGCCTGAGTTCAGCTGCCGCGAGGGATCGTGCGGAACCTGCAAGACCAAGCTGCTCAAAGGCGCCGTCACCTACATCAGGGAGCCGACTGCCGCCGTTGCCGAGGATGAGGTGCTGATCTGTTGTGCCGTGCCCGCAAAGCCGGAAACCGACGACGAAGACCGTATTCAACTCGCGCTCTGA
- a CDS encoding LysR family transcriptional regulator translates to MDRWQAMRIFVKVAETESFVAAARDMHVSAPVVTRAIASLEALIGTRLLVRTTRSVKMTEAGVRYFDDCRRILSDIAEAEAAAAGSYATPAGTLAVTASAMFGQIYVLPIVTKYLDAHPTMSARTFFVDRPVNIVEEGIDVAIRIGHLPDSGFSAIKVGTVRRVIVGSPAYFDRHGIPETSADLKHHRIAAATSAWGSPEWRFANDQRVTVNAVLQCNTNDAAIAAAKAGWGLTRVLHYQVGPALQAGELQIVLADNEEPPLPIHVMHPEGRHAPAKVRAFVDLAVSRLRESRLLN, encoded by the coding sequence ATGGACCGTTGGCAGGCGATGCGCATTTTCGTCAAAGTCGCCGAAACGGAAAGCTTCGTTGCGGCGGCGCGCGACATGCATGTCAGCGCGCCGGTCGTCACCCGCGCGATCGCGTCGCTGGAGGCTTTAATCGGCACCCGCCTGCTCGTGCGCACCACCCGGTCGGTGAAGATGACAGAGGCCGGCGTCCGCTATTTCGACGATTGCCGCCGCATCCTGTCCGACATCGCCGAGGCGGAGGCGGCCGCCGCCGGGTCCTATGCCACGCCTGCGGGAACATTGGCCGTCACCGCATCCGCGATGTTCGGCCAGATCTACGTCCTCCCGATCGTGACCAAATATCTGGATGCCCACCCTACGATGTCGGCGCGAACCTTCTTCGTCGATCGGCCGGTCAACATCGTCGAAGAGGGCATCGATGTCGCGATCCGCATCGGGCACCTGCCGGATTCGGGCTTCTCCGCGATCAAGGTGGGCACGGTCCGCCGCGTCATCGTCGGATCGCCCGCTTATTTCGATCGGCATGGCATTCCGGAAACGTCCGCCGACCTGAAACACCATCGCATCGCGGCCGCCACCAGCGCATGGGGATCGCCCGAATGGCGTTTCGCCAATGATCAGCGCGTCACCGTCAACGCCGTGCTTCAGTGCAATACCAACGATGCTGCGATCGCCGCGGCAAAAGCCGGTTGGGGCCTCACGCGCGTGCTGCATTATCAGGTCGGCCCCGCATTGCAGGCGGGCGAGCTCCAGATCGTCCTGGCGGACAACGAGGAACCGCCACTCCCCATCCACGTAATGCACCCCGAAGGCCGCCATGCGCCTGCCAAAGTGCGGGCCTTCGTCGATCTCGCGGTATCACGCCTGCGCGAGAGCCGGTTGCTCAACTGA
- a CDS encoding MFS transporter: MTAPIAGSNSTTLERDAQRLHAHEHRIAPGEIAIGVVVGRTSEFFDFFVYAIASVLVFPSLLFPFVDAVTGTLYSFGLFSLAFLARPLGSALFMWIDRHHGRGVKLTIALFLLGGSTMSMAFIPGYEQMGVTAIWALAVLRIGQGMALGGAWDGLPSLLSLNAPANQRGWYAMIPQLGAPLGLIVAAGLFAFFLTTLSDADFLSWGWRYPFFVAFAINVVALFARLRLVATPEFQHLFESRELQPAPFWETVRLDWRTIALGSFAPLASFALFHLVTVFPLSWVLLNTGESAERFLLIEIIGAMVCVLAMLASGVVADRVGRRAVLGISAGLIAAYSGFAPQLLGAGGFGETVYMLAGFVLLGIAFGQSSGAVNGSFSSERRYTGAATVANLAWLIGAGFAPLVALALATRFGLWSVGAYLLSGAICTLAALAINREWARSTSAG, encoded by the coding sequence ATGACTGCACCGATCGCCGGATCGAATTCGACAACTCTCGAGCGCGACGCGCAGCGTCTGCACGCGCACGAGCATCGTATCGCCCCGGGCGAGATCGCGATCGGCGTTGTCGTCGGGCGGACCAGCGAGTTCTTCGACTTCTTCGTTTATGCGATCGCGTCAGTTCTGGTCTTTCCGTCGCTGCTCTTTCCCTTCGTCGATGCGGTGACGGGCACGCTCTATTCGTTCGGCCTGTTCTCGCTGGCGTTCCTCGCACGCCCGCTGGGGTCGGCATTGTTCATGTGGATCGATCGCCATCACGGGCGCGGCGTGAAGCTCACCATCGCCTTGTTCCTGCTGGGCGGATCGACGATGTCGATGGCGTTCATCCCGGGTTACGAACAGATGGGCGTCACCGCGATCTGGGCCCTGGCGGTGCTGCGCATCGGGCAGGGCATGGCGCTGGGCGGCGCGTGGGACGGGCTGCCTTCGCTATTGTCGCTCAACGCGCCCGCCAACCAGCGCGGCTGGTATGCGATGATCCCGCAGCTGGGCGCGCCGCTGGGCCTGATCGTGGCGGCGGGCCTGTTCGCCTTCTTCCTGACGACCCTGTCGGACGCCGATTTCCTGTCGTGGGGCTGGCGCTATCCCTTCTTCGTCGCCTTCGCGATCAACGTCGTCGCCCTGTTCGCCCGGCTCCGGCTGGTGGCGACGCCCGAATTCCAGCATCTGTTCGAAAGCCGCGAACTGCAGCCCGCGCCGTTCTGGGAAACCGTCCGGCTCGATTGGCGGACGATCGCGCTCGGCTCCTTCGCGCCGCTCGCCAGCTTCGCCTTGTTCCACCTCGTCACGGTGTTCCCGCTGTCGTGGGTGCTGCTCAACACCGGCGAATCGGCCGAACGCTTCCTGTTGATCGAGATCATCGGCGCGATGGTCTGCGTGCTGGCGATGCTCGCCTCGGGTGTTGTCGCCGATCGGGTCGGGCGGCGCGCAGTGCTGGGCATCTCGGCCGGGCTGATCGCGGCCTATAGCGGCTTCGCGCCGCAACTGCTCGGCGCGGGCGGCTTCGGTGAGACCGTCTATATGCTCGCCGGCTTCGTCCTGCTCGGCATCGCCTTCGGCCAGTCATCGGGCGCGGTGAACGGCAGCTTCTCCAGCGAGCGCCGCTACACCGGCGCGGCGACCGTCGCGAACCTCGCCTGGCTGATCGGCGCCGGCTTCGCCCCGCTGGTCGCGCTGGCGCTGGCGACCCGCTTCGGCCTCTGGTCGGTCGGGGCCTACCTGCTCTCCGGCGCGATCTGCACCCTCGCCGCGCTTGCCATCAACCGGGAATGGGCGCGTTCAACGAGCGCAGGATGA
- the cyoA gene encoding ubiquinol oxidase subunit II, which yields MREHLFPAIPRPLKAATILSAAALLSSCSRAVLDPAGDIAVQQRDIIYISTALMLLIIVPVMALIVVFAWRYRKGKGATYDPKFDHSTALELVIWSAPLLIIICLGALTWWSTHLLDPFRPLNRVSATKAVDPNVKPLVIQVVSLDWKWLFIYPEQGVATVNELVMPVDRPVRFDLTSTNMMNTFYAPTLAGMIYTMPGMRSTLHAVINREGTYDGLSANYSGAGFSHMRFKLHGVKDAGFESWVAGVRARGSALDVDNYLKLEKPSQRVPVMRFAQVEPELFRRILQRCVKPGTPCMTGMHGSQPEEGKPEGAVFKEGHEKGGGESLTPQPGAQSPPPAAGQHHDHHSSLNLIDAAPGTARVAAA from the coding sequence ATGCGCGAACACCTTTTTCCTGCGATCCCGCGTCCCCTGAAGGCCGCGACCATCCTATCGGCGGCGGCTCTGCTGTCGTCCTGCAGTCGGGCTGTGCTCGATCCGGCAGGCGACATCGCGGTGCAGCAGCGAGATATCATCTACATCTCGACCGCTTTGATGCTGCTGATCATCGTGCCGGTGATGGCGCTGATCGTCGTGTTCGCGTGGCGCTATCGCAAGGGCAAGGGCGCGACCTACGATCCGAAGTTCGATCATTCGACCGCGCTGGAACTGGTGATCTGGTCGGCGCCGCTGCTGATCATCATTTGTCTCGGCGCGCTGACATGGTGGAGCACGCACCTGCTCGATCCGTTCCGCCCGCTCAACCGCGTGTCGGCGACGAAGGCGGTCGATCCCAACGTCAAGCCGCTGGTGATCCAGGTCGTCTCGCTCGATTGGAAATGGCTGTTCATCTATCCCGAACAGGGCGTCGCGACGGTCAACGAGCTGGTGATGCCGGTCGATCGGCCGGTGCGGTTCGATCTGACGTCCACCAACATGATGAACACCTTCTACGCGCCGACGCTCGCGGGGATGATCTACACCATGCCGGGGATGCGCAGCACGCTTCACGCGGTGATCAACCGCGAAGGGACGTATGACGGCCTGTCCGCCAATTATAGCGGCGCGGGCTTTTCGCACATGCGCTTCAAGCTGCATGGCGTGAAGGATGCCGGTTTCGAAAGCTGGGTGGCGGGTGTCCGCGCCCGCGGATCGGCGCTTGATGTCGACAATTATCTGAAGCTGGAAAAGCCGAGCCAGCGCGTGCCGGTGATGCGCTTTGCGCAGGTCGAACCCGAACTGTTCCGCCGCATCCTGCAACGCTGCGTCAAGCCCGGCACGCCGTGCATGACCGGGATGCACGGTTCGCAGCCGGAGGAAGGCAAGCCCGAAGGCGCGGTGTTCAAGGAAGGGCATGAAAAGGGCGGGGGCGAAAGCCTCACCCCGCAGCCCGGCGCGCAATCGCCGCCGCCGGCCGCCGGCCAGCATCACGACCATCACAGCTCGCTCAACCTTATCGACGCCGCGCCGGGCACCGCCCGCGTCGCCGCCGCCTGA
- the cyoB gene encoding cytochrome o ubiquinol oxidase subunit I, translating to MFDESVIKTIFGRLTLESFPVHEPILLVTFIVVMTLGLGIVAAVTKYKLWGFLWREWFTSVDHKKIGIMYMILGIIMLLRGFADALMMRAQQAIAFGASEGYLNSHHYDQIFSAHGTIMIFFVAIPLIVGLVNYVMPLQIGARDVAFPFLNNLSFWLTVAGALLVMVSLFVGEFSRGGWLNYVPVTNLQNSPDTGPDYYLWALQIAGVGTTLSAINMVTTIIKMRAPGMTMMKMPIFTWTALCSNVLAIAIFPVLTGAFALLMLDRYVGTNFFTNDLGGNPMMYWNLVWIWGHPEVYVLVLPVFGIYSEITSTFTGKRLFGYSSMVYATVVITILSYLVWLHHFFTMGSGASVNSFFGIATMVISIPTGAKIFNWLFTMYRGEIRYELPMMWVVAFMLTFVVGGMTGVLLAVPPADFVLHNSLFLVAHFHNVIIGGVVFGLFAGMDYWFPKAFGFRLDRFWGKVTFWGWVIGYWVAWTPIYIVGLMGTTRRVNHFDDPSLQIWFVIAAIGAVIILIGILAFVIQIAVSIINRDKLRDTTGDPWNGRTLEWSTSSPPPAYNFAFSPQVHDLDAWYDMKDRGAERPVKGFLPIHMPRNTGAGVILSGLAMVLGFAMVWYIWWLAALSAGALLIGGIIHTFNYNRDYHIPADEVAEQEDARTKLLAAGAAA from the coding sequence ATGTTCGACGAATCCGTCATCAAGACGATCTTCGGTCGCCTGACCCTCGAATCCTTCCCGGTCCACGAACCGATCCTGCTCGTCACCTTCATCGTGGTGATGACGCTGGGCCTCGGCATCGTCGCCGCGGTCACCAAGTACAAGCTGTGGGGTTTCCTGTGGCGCGAATGGTTCACCTCGGTCGATCATAAGAAGATCGGGATCATGTACATGATCCTGGGCATCATCATGCTTCTGCGCGGTTTCGCCGACGCGCTGATGATGCGCGCGCAGCAGGCGATCGCGTTCGGCGCGAGCGAGGGCTATCTCAACTCGCATCATTATGATCAGATCTTCTCGGCGCACGGGACGATCATGATCTTCTTCGTCGCGATCCCGCTGATCGTCGGCCTCGTCAACTATGTGATGCCGCTGCAGATCGGCGCGCGCGACGTGGCCTTTCCCTTCCTCAACAATCTCAGCTTCTGGCTGACGGTGGCAGGCGCGCTGCTGGTGATGGTGTCGCTGTTCGTCGGCGAATTCTCACGCGGCGGCTGGCTCAATTATGTGCCGGTCACCAACCTGCAGAACAGCCCCGATACCGGGCCGGATTATTATCTGTGGGCGCTGCAGATAGCCGGTGTGGGCACGACGTTGTCCGCGATCAACATGGTCACGACGATCATCAAGATGCGCGCGCCCGGCATGACGATGATGAAGATGCCGATCTTCACCTGGACGGCCCTGTGCAGCAACGTGCTGGCGATCGCGATCTTCCCGGTGCTGACCGGCGCCTTCGCGCTGCTGATGCTCGATCGCTATGTCGGCACCAACTTCTTCACCAACGATCTCGGCGGCAACCCGATGATGTATTGGAACCTGGTGTGGATCTGGGGCCATCCGGAGGTGTACGTCCTCGTCCTGCCCGTCTTCGGCATCTATTCGGAGATCACGTCGACCTTCACCGGCAAGCGCCTCTTCGGCTATTCGTCGATGGTCTATGCCACGGTCGTCATCACGATCCTGAGCTACCTCGTGTGGCTGCACCATTTCTTCACGATGGGATCGGGCGCCAGCGTCAACAGCTTCTTCGGGATCGCCACGATGGTGATCTCGATCCCGACCGGCGCGAAGATCTTCAACTGGCTGTTCACGATGTATCGCGGCGAAATCCGCTACGAACTGCCGATGATGTGGGTGGTCGCCTTCATGCTCACCTTCGTGGTAGGCGGGATGACGGGCGTGCTGCTCGCGGTGCCGCCGGCGGACTTCGTGCTGCACAACTCGCTGTTCCTCGTCGCGCACTTCCATAACGTGATCATTGGCGGCGTGGTGTTCGGCCTGTTCGCGGGGATGGATTACTGGTTCCCCAAGGCCTTCGGTTTCCGCCTCGACCGTTTCTGGGGGAAGGTGACCTTCTGGGGCTGGGTGATCGGATACTGGGTTGCGTGGACGCCGATCTACATCGTCGGCCTGATGGGCACGACGCGCCGCGTGAACCATTTCGACGATCCCAGCCTTCAGATCTGGTTCGTGATCGCGGCGATCGGCGCGGTGATCATCCTGATCGGTATCCTGGCCTTCGTGATCCAGATCGCGGTCAGCATCATCAACCGCGACAAGCTGCGCGACACGACGGGCGATCCGTGGAACGGTCGCACGCTTGAATGGTCGACCAGTTCGCCGCCGCCCGCGTACAACTTCGCCTTCTCGCCGCAGGTCCACGATCTCGATGCATGGTACGACATGAAGGATCGTGGGGCCGAACGGCCGGTAAAGGGCTTCCTGCCGATCCACATGCCGCGCAACACCGGGGCAGGCGTGATCCTCTCCGGCCTTGCGATGGTGCTGGGCTTCGCGATGGTCTGGTACATCTGGTGGCTCGCCGCTTTGTCGGCCGGTGCGCTGCTGATCGGCGGGATCATCCACACCTTCAATTACAACCGCGACTATCACATCCCGGCGGATGAGGTGGCGGAACAGGAAGACGCGCGCACGAAGCTGCTCGCGGCGGGGGCGGCAGCATGA